GAGATGTTTTAAGACCAGACAAAAGTAATagttaaagaaaacataacaaTAGGTCAAAAATTATTTTGGGACGGAAGATTAgaacatacaaaaatatatgaGATTTTTGGATGGGTAAACATTTTTTATTGAACCCAGGTGACTAAAGGAGAGCAATTTGGGACAGTAAACAGACAAatcatagttttttttttcaggataaGAAACATTTTATAACTTTGCAGAGAAGAATGTACGTAAGCCTTAAAATACTCCTGTTAATGTTACTCTAATATGTGTTGAAATTTACAGGGTGCTGATATCtttgcagcaaaaataaatattgaagtGCAGAGGGCATCTGAATTAGCAATTGCAGCGATAGAAAAAAATGGAGGTGTTGTTACAACGTCGTTCTACGATCCAAGGAGTTTGGGTAGgaatttctgttcatttctgactttttaaaatatgaagattAAGGGTCCAAATTTCAAATGTAGTTTTTTTGGGAAAGTTGTCCACTTCATCCATTCTAAAAGCTTAAGCAAAAGATATGTATATAAATGTTGACCTGCAGTGTctcctccattttcttttttcttaagatgTTTATCTGTTTAGCCCTACTGGTGTTAATGGTTATTTACCTGTCAGCCAGTTTAAGAAATGTCAGTTGCTGGGTAAACAGAGGAACTAATAAAGGattgtttctttgaatttttgtcttttccacaCATTTAATAACCCTTGGGAAATTCAGGGGAAGATTGATTTAAATGACGCTTGGTTGATGatacttttaatttaaaattactttccagttaaaatgaggaaataacTAAGAGAAGGTCAGAATCATTCCAATAAAAATGGCTATTGTTTTACAACACTTTCACTGAAGAAtgtggctttgctttgctcaaGGCTGCATCCTGCCTGATACTCATTCATGCCATTTTTATTGACAATAACGGAGCTTTCATGTGTGAATGAGGCTGAGGACAAGAGGAGTAGGCTTCTTTTGTGCAAAATATGTTGTCCTGGACTGAtacaagcaatttttttttcctaatccaGGAAATGATCaaatatttagtttaaaaacatctgaaatgtaATTTGTCAACTGTAGTTAAAAATGAAGTGAGGACAGTTCCACAAATGTCCAGATAGACTCATAGAAcggcttggaagggaccttgaagattCTCTAGTTCTATCTCCCGGTCCCCCACTGTGGACAGAGTTGCCACCCACTCGATCAAGCCTTGAATAGGGCCAGTGAATGATACgtgcacagcttctctgggcaatctgttaCAGTGCCTTTGAGTAAAGagtttcttccttatgtccaatctcAGTAAACTTCCTATTGATTCTTTGTTTAAGATACTTAAGGAAATGCTGAAGTTACCACTCGTTGACTGTGTAAATAGTGATTTTTAACATCTGAGCCAGTGCTTTAAGCCAGAAGATGCCTCTTCTTCAGAGTTATCTTTCCAGTGAAGGCATTGTAAATGTATTAGAAATGGTAACTCATCTAGACTGTTTTAACTGATATTTATAATGCCACAGTTCTTTCTTTGGATAGGAAAATGGCATTTCGTTCCGAATAAGAATATTCTTAAGATTTGCTTTTTGCTTGGTATGTTTTTATTAAGTTAGCTTAATATATTATTTAGCATAAAATACTAAGTGAGTGTAATTTATTGTCTCTAAATATTGATTATAGAGGATCCTATctaatctcttttctttgcagagatTTTAATTAAGCCAGTCCCTTTTTTTCTGCGTGGCCAGCCTATTCCGAAGCGAATGCTTCCCCCTGAAGACCTTGTGCGTTACTACACAGATGCCAGTAATCGTGGGTACCTGGCAGATCCATCTAAGGTTGCAGAAGCCAGACTTGAACTTGCCAAGAAGTATGGTTACACCCTACCAGACATAACTAAGGATGAGCTCTTCAAAATGTTAAGTTCGCGCAAAGACCCTAGGCAGATATTTTTTGGTCTTGCTCCAGGATGGATCGTAAACATGGCAGACAAGAAAATTCTGAAGCCAACTGATGAGAGGCTGCTAAAATACTATAGCTCGTAAATTCAGGACTGGAGACAACTGCAGGTGTACAGGAAACATCTGGATATGAAATAATGGATACGaagtggtgtttgttttttttttaagactccTGTTATACcagacaaaacaaaagtttttgtTTATGTAATCTACTGGTGTAGCTTTTGCTCTTTTTGATTGTTGTAATACTGTGTATGAAAAATCTTAACATTTGGAAGCAGTGCGGAGTCTGAAATAAAGCATGTATTTGGGCACTTTCTCTTGCTATTATTTGCCtattatattttttcagaaaaaatagtTTGGAGTTGTATGTTTCAGTGGATGTTTCTGAAGAGTAGCTTGACTTAATAAGTAGTTTATATTCTTTCCCTTCAATCCAGAAATCTGAAATATGCTTGTGTAAAGCAAATACTAGTGTTAAATTGTTATAGAGCATTCCAATTAATGTTATAGAAAATGTTaccttgaacacttccaaaaCATAAACCATCAGTTTTTCTTGGATGGcgaaaataaaataacactgGAAACCATCAAAGTACAGAAGGGTTATTTAACCTCTTCAAGTTCATAGCAGTATTCTGGATTTTACCACTgccaaaaaaatcacagttttcttcttttctttttttttgtcttgtagTTGTTGCTTCAGATGGAATTGAGAAAGCCATAGTGTGTAGTTTGAATtccaaaaacaaaagataaCTCTCTTAACAACTGCTTTTATGCAAACAGAACTTAGAAGTTGTCCAGATGCAGATATAATGTCATTGCTGAACATGCACAGAATTCAGTGACAATGAATATTAGTAGTGCATCCAGTGATGTTAGATTATGAAGGACGTATGTGATGGACAAAACGTACAATAAGGATTCAGTTTTCAACTTGGTCAGACTGTGTGGTAGGAGACTAATTCAGGTGTTGTATAAAAAAcctgcaaattatttttatagaacACAGTATGTAACAAGAACAGCTTGATACGAAGTGAGTAAATATTTTCCAACAGCTGCTTGTTCTATCAATAATACTGAGGTATTAGAATCCTAGGTTTTATCTGGATGCTTAGGATTGGGCACTTTGGGATGACAAACCATGCAGTGAATTGAAAGGAGAATCTTAAATTAATCTGTGAGTGATTGATCTTACTCTTCACAAGTTAGTGAGATGTTTCATAATTACTTGAACTTTTAATGGAAGCTGAGTTTGGCATTAAAGTAGGGATAATTTGTATATCAAGATGCAGGAAGCAGTCCGGAAGACCAGAACATAAGAATAACACTTGCTTTCCAATTTTTTATGTGCCTTTGGAAATGCTGCTTATAGTTTCCTGTAGCAGACAAACCACCCCATCACCTAGGGAAAGCCTTCCAAGTGCCAGAATCTGCTTCTAATTTGTAACACCTGCAGTTTCGTTTGTGTGCTTCAgtaagaaaagctttttctttcagagaataaaagaagtagctttttttttttttttgtctggtgTTTGTCAACTCAGATTTCTGCTTCGCTCAGCAAGTGGCGTTGGCAATCTGTATGAACATCTGTAATTACAAGACAAAGTGAAATGTTCTCATGCAGAATAACTAGCACAGAATGCAGAGATTAGCAGtggaaagttgttttttttttctgacaatttACACTTCAGTTTCTATTGTCTGTTAATGTGTGTGAGATGCTATTAATAATGGGTGTTCTCCTGATTTATAGCTGAAGTATAGGTGAAGCATAGCAAAACAACCCCAGTATAAAACTGAATTGTGAATAGCAGGAATTTGCTCTCCCTGGTGTTAACATCAGTATTTTATAAGGTGCACAACACTTTTCTGGCCCATCAAAAGTAACACTGCTTGCCAAAAAAAGTATAGCGAGTGTTAACTTGAACGTGAAGTAAATAACTTTCTCACTTTAGATGTATCCTGTTCTGCATCCTGATGATTGTAGGTTTGGAAACTTAAATGACAAGCaatacttatttttacttttttttcccttgctgttGTTACAATGCTGCCACCTCCATTTGGGAAGGAGTTGGAGGGGGAAGAGTATTTATTGCCTTCCCTTATTTGTGCCataatgtttctgtttttatgaaTCAATTCACAATTGTATTATGTGGAGGTGGTGGTACTCAACAGGAAAGCTACTTAACTGGAAGCAAAGAAGGAAGTTAGTCATATTAGTGAAGACCAGAAGACAAAAGTGTTTATGTATCATTGTGTATTTttgggaggaggagaggggggaAGGCAACTTTGTTTCTACTCCTGCTCTTTGtattaaaatgaacaaactgCTTTCAGcgatttttttcctaaatcaaCTTCTTTGATACCCACACGCGTGTGCACGCACTGCTTGCTATAGGTTTCTAAGTGGTTTTCAGGTGAAAGGGTAACTTGGATAAAATGAtaacagtgaaagaaagaatgaaaacaggAAACAGATGTCTGGTGACGTCGAGTGATTGGATAGCACTTATTCAAGTGAACGACATCTTAGTCACAAGGCAGCTGTATCCTGGCTCTAGTACTATAATGCTACAAATACCTTAGAGCCAAAACAGCCACGTTCCACAAAATCCGGTCATTCTACTTTATAAAGGTGATCTTTTATCATCTTATAATTGGAGAGGGCAAAGGGGGCTGTatgttgctttatttaaaatatgcgatgttcatctttttttttttcctgcttataGTACTTAACATTTTATAACACTTgttctgattttatttactAGTGAAAAAAGTGACAAAGCTATAGAGGATATCCTGTTCATTTTATCTCATCAGGAGCACAAGTCTGCTGGCAACTGAATACAGAATTATCTAAAGCACATGTAAATTATTGACAAGGTTTCCAATAAATCTGTAATATAAACAGCCTCCCAGTGGGCTGTCATTTATTTGGTGATCAGGCCCTTCAATGCAGGACTACAAGCCAGCACTGGCATCTAAGGGCAACCTCTACCTAGGCGTCTGTACCATGTTTTCATGCTTGTAAGATAAACGAATGGTTTCAATATCCTGTTTTGAgagggtttggtttttgtttttcatatgcAACAATTAATTACACTGCAAGAAGCACTGAATCTGCTGTAACTAAAAATTGTTACCAGTTAGCTGAGAGAAAGCATATCAGTGCCATAAAATACCAAAAGTGGTGTTCATTCTTTTATCAACATCAGGCTTGAATGGTTCCTTGATAAAAAAGGTCGCATATGTGAGACTGGAATGAAAAAGGCCTTTGAACAAGTATCCAGCTCCATAACAATTAGGTCTGTGTCTATTGTACCTGCAAGTGGCTGCAGGCTTGAAGTGAAACTAATTAAAACGAATGTCTATTCCCTTTTACTTGTATGTACAACAAAACAGTTCTTAGAAGAGCTACTGACTTGTCATTCATTATGCTGCCTACTAAATTATTAGCGTTTAAGAGTCAGCAGTTTTGACTAAACCACTCACTGATTTCTGAAGACACAAAGACATAAATTATTGGCCCTGGCCTGAATCTTCTCTGGCAGAGTGCCAACATTGTTTTGACATATGAGCATAATTGATGTCAGCGCTCCAGGAAGTCATATAATAGTGATCAATTATGAAGATAGCTTCCCATTGTTATTTTATTGGGTTTTATTTCACTACTTAATTAAAAGGTTACTTCAAAGCTAattttgtgctgctgagcactcGGAAGTTCTGTAAGATTTGCCTACATTAATTTGAAATAGTTGCAcaatttgttattttaagtattaaatattaatattattctTATATATCTTTAGAACAAGTGAGATGTAATGTTTGCCCAAAACGGACAATTCTGTATTGTGGGTGCAGATTTCTCTCTTAAAATCTCCTGATCGGAGATCAGATGGGAGTAGTTTTACTGAACTCATGGACTGTACTTCAGTTTATTGTGTTGTCATTCAGTATGTGAAAAGACGTACTTGGAAGTCTTGGTGTGGCAGAATCTTTGCCCGTCAGAGGAAAATTGTGAACGTTGAGCTCCTTTATCTTAACCCATGCAGTCATCATTGTCTTACTTAGCAGAAATGTGTGGCATTGTCTAACAAGCTGTCTGTTTCTTGGTGGAAG
The DNA window shown above is from Meleagris gallopavo isolate NT-WF06-2002-E0010 breed Aviagen turkey brand Nicholas breeding stock chromosome 3, Turkey_5.1, whole genome shotgun sequence and carries:
- the MRPL15 gene encoding 39S ribosomal protein L15, mitochondrial gives rise to the protein MSGNGAHGALQLLRSLPKVSLANLRPNPGSKKPERRRGRGRHRGRKCGRGHKGERQRGNRPRLGFEGGQTPFYLCIPKYGFNEGHSCRRQYHPLSLQRLQYLIDLGRVDPTQPIDLTQLTNARGVTVQPLKRDYGVQLVEEGADIFAAKINIEVQRASELAIAAIEKNGGVVTTSFYDPRSLEILIKPVPFFLRGQPIPKRMLPPEDLVRYYTDASNRGYLADPSKVAEARLELAKKYGYTLPDITKDELFKMLSSRKDPRQIFFGLAPGWIVNMADKKILKPTDERLLKYYSS